A single region of the Theileria annulata chromosome 4, complete sequence, *** SEQUENCING IN PROGRESS *** genome encodes:
- a CDS encoding uncharacterized protein (Tap579b07.q1c.C.cand.100 - score = 77.99;~SMART ZnF_NFX (SM00438) at aa 347-374, E()=0.00e+00; AWS (SM00570) at aa 721-765, E()=8.65e-02; SET (SM00317) at aa 768-896, E()=3.22e-35): MTHYRDSAYFSKLISLEGIPKEFLPNLDDNDSVVTDPQFVKNEDESEREANGFEAPEKEETVKKTVDRKLEWPLCCWICRQPITKKKSYIICTDMCKRSYHNRCHDFMKNYYRSIYDKVTANKKSAPSNNISEFNIDLSYFNDGSVFASDPEVKDEIDDLSTDSLNSCADDSHTFIDTLKFYTNTLNTDDDNLNNDNETNNVNICVNNITNEDVEVKSENGQIKNGNGQVNGNREVKNENEEVNDDVQANDNVKVNENGKAKSEDVHKKEEKTVDSVKVESSEGKKCFFCSISHVGCNGCRQFFVPKNLVKCCIEECTTFYCYPNCLSNTRIIIPDKKVIDINMSMCGHLHNLVDANGRPKFICHSHTCWSCYDCDRYSYYWETFWRNEYGKGNNAALVSAWNTLKSSCRGKVESSHFAKGKKIAKPQRYPDVRGFKTFIQSKAYSAFSTNSDELYYSSDDDEEYFQKGPSSILLKCIRCDRTWCTHCVHPDVHIVPKSGKQILCQDCIHVQIGCTLAQNSRDSSNISNIVKRECIYPVIRLDTSVPTEIFTQLKNFITEHSNYEKKLNLEPTFISKHPAQDSDDDSQLLDLHKSILQRAKSRRNKKGESNSTTKSSQNKTAQQNKTQQTKTTNQQNKTPSQQTKTTTQQNSKTTTNQNNKTTTQQAKTSQQNLKFSGSKEWNNIIKNSDESILSKISSEFRYVTSNVISAENRKLVIAPEAEMKCHCDKKCGSDCSNVMKNTECTVKNCNLMDENCGNRRFLNFTGPKLKLNYVDGKGVGTVATEDINEGELVCEYVGEVISQADFQRCLASASFAEIDDGNQSHWYVMKIQRDTYIDSTHLGNVARFINHSCDPNCASVPINVRGTYRMGVFAQRKIKQGEEVTYNYGFTSKGVGGGFRCRCRAKNCRGIIGSQLAHSPESLMSIEASKYSGAEADVLSQLTTDMSSLTVANKTQSLKQQPSPLDVLNGIWTCGDLHRYEKIVEILDKDTNSTGSTLNNPLRNLLADNAHVSEAQFNYVKLLTLNSMSFLDFDIANTKKFATNIPWALVAMGHKDISIQVVSSIIQLIIQLVDDIVNLLYS, encoded by the exons ACAGATGCCACGActttatgaaaaattacTACCGGAGCATCTACGACAAAGTTACCGCGAACAAGAAATCCGCCCCcagtaataatatatcagAGTTCAACATTGATCTTTCATACTTCAATGATGGGTCTGTTTTCGCCTCAGATCCTGAAGTTAAAGACGAAATTGATGATCTCTCCACTGACTCTCTGAATTCCTGTGCTGATGATTCACACACTTTTATTGATActctaaaattttacactAACACACTCAATACTGATGATGATAATCTTAACAATGATAATGAAACTAATAATGTTAACAtttgtgtaaataatatcaCTAATGAGGATGTAGAAGTTAAAAGTGAGAATGgacaaattaaaaatggaaATGGACAAGTTAATGGGAATAGAGaagttaaaaatgaaaatgaagaagTTAATGATGATGTACAAGCTAATGACAATGTAAAGGTCAATGAGAATGGAAAAGCTAAAAGTGAAGATGTACATAAAAAGGAAGAAAAAACTGTTGATAGTGTTAAGGTAGAAAGTTCTGAGGGTAAGAAGTGTTTCTTTTGTTCAATATCGCATGTTGGTTGTAACGGATGTAGGCAGTTTTTTGTACCGAAAAATCTAGTAAAGTGCTGTATAGAGGAGTGTACAACCTTTTACTGTTACCCCAATTGTTTGTCGAATACTCGAATAATAATCCCGGACAAGAAGGTGATTGATATAAACATGAGTATGTGCGGACATTTGCATAATCTAGTGGATGCTAATGGACGCCCGAAGTTCATTTGTCACTCTCACACGTGTTGGAGCTGTTATGACTGTGACCGTTATTCCTACTACTGGGAAACCTTTTGGCGTAATGAGTATGGTAAAGGGAATAACGCTGCACTGGTTTCTGCATGGAACACACTTAAAAGCTCTTGTCGGGGCAAAGTTGAGTCTTCACACTTTGCAAAGGGGAAAAAAATCGCAAAACCACAACGTTACCCCGATGTAAGAGGGtttaaaacatttattCAGTCAAAGGCATACTCGGCGTTTTCCACCAATTCCGATGAGCTATATTACTCATCAGATGATGATGAGGAATATTTCCAGAAAGGTCCGTCAAGCATACTTTTGAAGTGTATTCGCTGTGATAGGACCTGGTGTACTCATTGTGTGCACCCAGACGTTCACATAGTTCCGAAGTCTGGGAAACAAATTTTGTGCCAAGACTGTATTCACGTGCAAATTGGGTGTACCTTGGCACAAAACTCACGAGACTCaagtaatatttcaaaCATTGTAAAGAGGGAGTGTATATACCCAGTGATAAGGCTTGATACCAGTGTGCCAACTGAGATCTTTACGCAGTTAAAAAACTTCATAACTGAGCACTCGAATTATGAAAAGAAGTTAAATTTAGAACCGACATTTATTTCAAAGCATCCAGCACAAGATTCTGATGATGACTCTCAATTACTTGATTTGCATAAATCCATACTACAAAGAGCTAAATCAAGACGTAATAAAAAGGGTGAATCCAACTCCACCACCAAATCAAGTCAAAATAAAACAGCACAACAAAATAAAACTCAACAAACAAAGACAACGAATCAACAAAATAAAACTCCCAGTCAGCAAACAAAAACAACAACACAACAAAATAGTAAGACAACAACtaatcaaaataataaaacaacaACTCAACAAGCTAAAACAAGTCAGCAGAATTTGAAGTTCTCAGGTTCCAAGGAAtggaataatataattaaaaattctGATGAATCAATATTGAGTAAGATATCAAGTGAGTTCAGATATGTGACATCAAATGTGATAAGCGCCGAGAATAGAAAATTAGTGATAGCACCTGAAGCTGAAATGAAGTGTCACTGTGACAAAAAATGTGGATCTGATTGTAGTAATGTGATGAAAAACACCGAATGTACTGTGAAAAACTGCAATTTAATGGATGAAAATTGTGGAAATAGGCGTTTTTTAAACTTTACAGGCCCAAAACTAAAGCTTAATTATGTTGACGGTAAGGGGGTGGGAACAGTAGCAACTGAGGACATAAATGAGGGAGAATTGGTTTGTGAGTATGTAGGAGAAGTTATTTCTCAAGCTGACTTTCAGCGCTGTTTGGCAAGTGCAAGTTTTGCGGAAATTGACGATGGGAACCAGAGTCACTGGTACGTCATGAAGATTCAGAGGGATACATATATTGACTCGACTCACCTGGGCAATGTAGCACgttttattaatcattCCTGTGATCCAAACTGTGCAAGTGTCCCAATCAATGTTAGAGGGACATATCGAATGGGTGTCTTTGCACAGAGAAAAATCAAGCAGGGTGAAGAAGTAACATATAATTATGGATTTACGTCTAAAGGAGTTGGAGGTGGGTTTAGATGTAGATGCAGAGCTAAAAATTGCAGAGGAATTATAGGCTCACAATTGGCACATTCACCAGAATCGCTCATGAGTATTGAGGCGTCTAAATACTCAGGAGCTGAAGCTGACGTGCTTTCACAGTTAACCACTGATATGTCATCCCTAACAGTTGCCAACAAAACTCAGTCACTAAAACAACAACCCTCACCATTAGATGTTTTGAATGGTATTTGGACCTGTGGTGATCTCCATAGAtatgaaaaaattgtaGAAATCTTAGATAAAGATACAAACTCAACGGGTTCTACTTTGAATAATCCTTTAAGAAATTTGTTAGCAGATAATGCTCACGTATCTGAGGCACAATTCAACTACGTCAAACTCCTTACATTAAACTCAATGTCATTTCTTGATTTCGATATCGCAAATACCAaaaaa TTTGCTACTAATATACCTTGGGCATTAGTAGCTATGGGTCATAAAGATATATCAATACAAGTTGTATCAtcaattattcaattaattattcaattagTTGATgatatagttaatttattatatagttaa
- a CDS encoding uncharacterized protein (Tap579b07.q1c.C.cand.100 - score = 77.99;~SMART 2 transmembrane domains at aa 21-40, 78-100;~2 probable transmembrane helices predicted for TA09845 by TMHMM2.0 at aa 21-40 and 78-100) has protein sequence MECSTGFFDFYQPAKRFIQIYVINNIINNLLNILSMLLAGKRSGKQACENVQDLMDLTWGANEIMIMCSVVQHVEDMVIVNGVIDVEMYYMMIIIVVTFISIKKDIIHVQCVKIQIIVIRLMNECRYKWYLSSNINRERMAMELWSIRMKKKVDEHFQMLSEICTRDKFKGKELIEKYETLYIDEKRLFCTGNEYEMFKKDPKMYYELQEMEKNYCLESMKEFKCYT, from the exons ATGGAGTGTAGTACAGGATTTTTCGATTTTTATCAACCAGCAAAACgttttatacaaatttatgtaataaataatataattaataatttattaaatatatta tcTATGTTATTGGCTGGTAAAAGATCAGGAAAACAAGCATGTGAAAATGTACAAGATCTTATGGATTTAACTTGGGGTGCAAATGAA aTAATGATTATGTGTAGTGTTGTTCAGCATGTGGAGGATATGGTGATTGTAAATGGTGTGATAGATGTGGAGATGTATTACATGATGATAATAATTGTGGTGACTTTTATATCAATAAAGAAGGATATAATACATGTACAATGTGTCAAAATTCAGATCATAG TAATTAGATTAATGAATGAATGTAGATATAAATGGTATTTATCAAGTAATATAAACAGAGAGAGAATGGCAATGGAATTATGGTCAATAAGAATGAAGAAAAAAGTAGATGAACATTTCCAAATGTTATCAGAAATATGTACAAGAGATAAATTTAAGGGAAAGgaattaatagaaaaatATGAAACATTGTATATTGATGAAAAAAGACTCTTTTGTACTGGAAATGAATATGAAATGTTCAAAAAAGACCCGAAAATGTATTATGAGTTACAAGAAATGgagaaaaattattgtttgGAATCAATGaaagaatttaaatgttatacctaa
- a CDS encoding DNA polymerase epsilon (catalytic subunit), putative (Tap579b07.q1c.C.cand.101 - score = 116.11;~SMART POLBc (SM00486) at aa 295-976, E()=1.02e-60), translating into MERVERAPNWNTNGKRCGFLYNVVVTNVKASVDLKRSVELKKTIKQSSSQIRDEKDSDNFYSNKTSLSAENQYNSALTLHFVSEDGAEWSTSLIYSPYFYIAVLREELMDIALQFLYNNFRSHSIGPVLLEPCRRIDLSLPNHLEKVDPVEGVSKHNLAKLIKISFKTIDQLERGRDMITSLKRQFEKDNQINESKNEYDEFDEDVFSSNYQSKTQYDNFNTVSKDSEITVEGMGLSKKYASNSVLRIIGELYEHDVLYINRVCIDLGIRCGTWYEVRREDFNVSVTPLEKTSVPPLNVFAWDIECYKPPLKFPDMETDEIMLISVMFNGQGYLIVNRTIVSKDIAEFLYQPREDIVGNACFKIYNERTERDLLMRFFYLINYLKPHIFVTYNGDNFDFPYVNRRAEINGIHMNKVSGLHLSSELFQHAAILNMDCYKWVERDSYLPFGSRTLKQVCKLMLKYNPVEIDPEDMVHLARVTPQKLAVYSVSDAVATYHLYMKFIHNFILALSYIVPLAPNEVLRQGAGTLCENLLMAQAYANNILFPNKHIQKAIRFYTNPETERQHLVYENTYIGGRVESLRCGIFRDDQAENFELSSSTYDDLINNLENSLIYWAKHSKIINNIDEIDIISETPMKTNNPMEIDNSMETDNPVRTENSVGIPSERLRRIFSRFDNFEQVYKELCVRLGRLRDEPNVRTYPRIYHLDVGAMYPNIIITQRLQPTAIVDEKFCEKCSYYSESERCQKRMRWKQRLEISPIDKSQILVVMQNLKARTYQPSEIPYQHREETFEDSEVDSDTQESELKPKVRTWEQLTEREKGAHLQRAVKACSQKIFKKTRIYKEADVESIICQRENHFYVQTVQTFRDRRYAFKHLKKEGENELKELIKNGCNDPVLIKSVREKILINDSLQLAYKCILNSFYGYVKRTGSRWYSMEMGAIVTYTGASIIDSARKLIEKIGIPIELDTDGIWCMLPDIFPAVLDLTYTVNTPEGEKKKSVELEYMTTVLNMLIAEEWTNEQYLDLEESGRYVTVQKNEIFFELDGPWHAMFLPASEKSEELLKKRYVVYNHNGQIVELKGFEIKRRSEMRMIQLFQEDIFPQYLMGQTKEQAYQNAAKVAISYRKILDTRASDLADDDLFDLLLSKKTVRKPVIEQPHQKCFGITSARRLSELFKNDSYLNDANLSMSFLLASQPTDAPRTARAIPIQTFKVDKTVRSQFLAKWLKIQLSTAMRMSSRDILDWNYYKERIDTQILKLVVLPAIMQGLINPIPQVELPKWVKRKQSILDNKHHTISSYFNTITQNIINTNHTVKNIENEIVDDVIDWLEELKKKWIKSVINFKNIQKNTFNKINYNLHKELKSKLLNGKSHGLDFDDYYSLFTETWHIIDFTLDPHECGYLNCKVSIYNKPVILNVRIELWRKLYVNSNSKLQFTTNTNTNGATGTTNGTNTTNTNGINMKEVYMKEIKDNYFLPRGVNQMKLIELEMKESYFIKHLKNSINSILHKTIEGVYESKIPVTFDFISKIGTIINIRNYTPNNVLSEGLEFKSNSISSNISLQTVDLNYLSDFNITFVHIFHSIDNDTKRRNRIYVGIYNRGEHYVNKIYIGGPIVLKKYNEEQFSNISLPILEKYKQKWINSNDIIGQYMNPYIFPDCFGYDYTIDIEGLDASSTACKNILKKVDSYLNSLRPSISKKKHFLYIYSSIDKSELGEWSKGEYYPVYFDPIGKSHPQILSNLFLKSSFEESISLLSKQFSIFEEKLSLSRISAIPIFVLLSLNTLDTFKCLFDIMYSRALRISNTILWGTNESGVDLGIIHLNNTHCDYDIQENENNFDFTLPGIYRSYGAKITFNQSIMYNAILLESKMNDYNNFEQNSNKNEHEIDLHSSIFHPNSFKILGTMLENLMNLTNLVYQKVDYVTFQNIVNMCSYLKSWLSDPTSILYDPALYSMVSYTKPAMVGTRQYLVRLMKQLLIKHKLKTIHVDPTYIIVQSDCISITKGRTRIEEALNDLASNQSKFKNTPFYVEEEYVAMVQIDKNNYIRYKNYVDASKENCTENLKVLEFMPLAVEMFIRYFMKTITLDPLWRSLKSYYEDKNSETSSDSIEPLNLVRTDFQRILKKIQDMIIHDWHQPGSYFSRLYDLISDTETFAKTFDKNNKLVKIEFPRLPGTTLSDSDDWRLVTINLLLHIMKIDKSLDWTNFSLISSFDVCYT; encoded by the exons ATGGAGAGAGTTGAAAGAGCTCCAAACTGGAACACAAACGGGAAAAGATGTGGATTCCTGTACAACGTCGTGGTAACAAACGTAAAGGCGTCGGTGGATTTGAAGAGATCAGTAGAACTAAAGAAAACTATAAAGCAGTCGTCGAGCCAAATTCGAGATGAAAAGGATTCAGATAACTTTTATAGCAATAAAACAAGTTTGAGTGCAGAGAACCAATATAACTCAGCACTTACACTTCATTTTGTGTCTGAAGATGGTGCTGAGTGGAGCACGTCACTGATATACTCGCCGTATTTTTACATTGCAGTTTTGCGTGAAGAGTTGATGGATATAGCGTTACAGTTTctgtataataattttagaagCCATTCGATAGGACCAGTGTTGTTAGAGCCGTGTAGAAGAATAGACCTGTCACTCCCGAACCACCTGGAGAAAGTAGATCCAGTAGAAGGTGTAAGTAAACATAATTTAGCCaagttaataaaaataagcTTTAAAACAATAGACCAACTTGAGCGAGGACGTGATATGATAACGTCACTAAAGCGCCAATTTGAAAAGGATAATCAGATAAATGAGtctaaaaatgaatatgaTGAATTTGATGAGGATGTTTTCTCATCAAATTATCAGTCAAAAACACAATACGACAATTTTAACACAGTGTCTAAGGATAGTGAAATAACAGTTGAAGGTATGGGATTAAGTAAAAAGTATGCATCGAACTCAGTATTAAGAATAATTGGAGAATTGTATGAACATGACgtgttatatattaatagagTGTGTATAGATTTGGGAATAAGATGTGGGACATGGTATGAGGTAAGACGTGAGGATTTTAACGTTTCAGTAACGCCTTTGGAAAAAACAAGTGTACCTCCACTCAACGTCTTCGCATGGGATATCGAGTGTTATAAGCCGCCACTCAAATTCCCTGATATGGAAACCGATGAAATTATGCTCATCTCAGTCATGTTCAACGGCCAAGgttatttaatagtaaaCCGTACCATAGTTTCAAAGGATATTGCAGAGTTTCTCTACCAGCCAAGAGAAGATATTGTGGGAAATGCCTGCTTCAAAATATATAACGAAAGGACTGAACGGGACTTGTTGATGCGATTTTTTTACCTAATTAACTATTTGAAGCCTCATATATTTGTAACATATAACGGCGATAACTTTGATTTCCCATACGTCAATCGCAGAGCTGAGATTAACGGGATTCATATGAACAAGGTTTCAGGGTTACATCTCTCAAGTGAGTTATTTCAACACGCCGCAATTTTGAATATGGATTGTTATAAATGGGTTGAAAGGGATTCATATTTACCCTTTGGCTCCAGAACTTTGAAACAAGTTTGCAAACTAATGTTAAAGTATAATCCGGTAGAAATCGACCCTGAGGATATGGTACATTTAGCCAGAGTAACCCCTCAAAAGTTAGCAGTTTACAGTGTTTCAGACGCCGTGGCAACCTACCATTTATATATGAAGTTCATACACAATTTCATTCTAGCACTTAGTTATATTGTGCCTTTAGCCCCAAATGAAGTCTTAAGACAAGGTGCAGGAACGCTTTGTGAAAATTTACTCATGGCACAGGCGTACGCCaataatattctatttCCAAATAAACACATTCAGAAGGCAATTCGGTTTTATACAAATCCTGAAACTGAAAGACAACATTTGGTTTATGAAAACACTTACATTGGTGGAAGAGTAGAGAGCCTAAGGTGTGGAATCTTCAGAGACGATCAGGCTGAAAACTTTGAACTCTCGTCCTCGACATATGATGATCTCATTAATAACCTTGAAAACTCACTCATTTACTGGGCTAAACattctaaaattatcaacaatattgatgaaattgatattattagtgAAACCCCTATGAAAACTAATAATCCAATGGAAATAGATAATAGTATGGAAACTGATAATCCCGTGAGGACGGAAAATTCTGTAGGAATACCTTCAGAAAGATTGAGAAGGATATTTTCTagatttgataattttgagCAAGTGTATAAAGAATTATGTGTGAGATTAGGTAGATTGAGAGATGAGCCGAATGTGAGGACATATCCAAGAATCTATCACTTGGATGTGGGTGCAATGTACCCGAACATAATCATAACACAGCGTTTACAGCCGACAGCAATAGTGGACGAGAAGTTCTGTGAAAAGTGTTCATACTATTCAGAGTCTGAGCGTTGTCAGAAGCGAATGCGCTGGAAACAAAGACTTGAGATTTCACCTATAGACAAGAGTCAAATCTTAGTGGTGATGCAAAATTTGAAGGCAAGAACATACCAACCGTCAGAAATCCCATATCAACACCGTGAGGAGACATTTGAAGATTCAGAAGTTGATAGTGACACACAAGAAAGTGAACTTAAACCGAAAGTGAGGACATGGGAACAGCTTACAGAGCGTGAAAAGGGTGCACATTTACAACGTGCAGTAAAGGCGTGTTCTCAGaagatttttaaaaaaactcGTATATATAAAGAGGCTGACGTTGAGAGTATTATATGCCAGCGTGAAAACCATTTCTACGTACAAACAGTACAGACGTTCAGAGATCGACGTTATGCATTCAAGCATTTGAAAAAAGAAGGTGAAAATGAGCTAAAAGAGTTGATTAAAAATGGTTGTAACGATCCAGTGCTAATCAAAAGTGTGAGAGAAAagatattaattaatgacTCACTTCAACTGGcatataaatgtatattgAATAGTTTCTATGGATATGTCAAGAGAACAGGCTCAAGATGGTATAGTATGGAAATGGGTGCTATTGTAACTTATACCGGCGCTTCAATTATCGATTCCGCTAGAAAACTTATTGAAAAAATCGGAATACCAATTGAACTCGATACTGATGGTATCTGGTGCATGTTACCAGATATTTTTCCAGCTGTTCTTGATCTTACATATACCGTAAATACTCCCGAAg GTGAGAAGAAAAAGAGTGTGGAATTGGAATATATGACAACAGTATTGAATATGTTAATAGCTGAGGAATGGACAAATGAACAGTATTTGGATCTTGAGGAATCAGGTCGATATGTGACAGTTCAGAAGAATGAGATTTTCTTTGAACTTGACGGTCCATGGCATGCGATGTTTCTACCAGCTTCAGAGAAATCAGAGGAGCTATTGAAGAAACGATATGTGGTCTATAACCATAACGGACAAATTGTGGAATTGAAAGGCTTTGAGATAAAGCGACGTAGTGAAATGAGGATGATTCAACTGTTCCAGGAGGATATTTTCCCTCAATACTTGATGGGTCAGACAAAGGAACAAGCATACCAAAATGCGGCTAAAGTAGCCATTTCCTACAGAAAAATACTCGATACAAGAGCTTCAGACTTGGCTGATGATGACTTGTTTGACTTACTTTTATCGAAAAAGACTGTTAGGAAGCCTGTGATAGAACAGCCACATCAAAAGTGTTTTGGTATAACTTCAGCTCGTAGACTTTcagaattatttaaaaatgacaGTTACTTAAATGATGCGAATTTGTCAAtgtcatttttattagCATCTCAGCCAACAGATGCACCAAGAACTGCTCGTGCAATACCAATTCAGACATTTAAAGTTGATAAGACAGTCCGTTCACAATTTCTAGCGAAATGGCTTAAAATTCAACTTTCAACAGCAATGAGAATGTCATCACGTGATATCCTCGATTGGAACTATTATAAAGAAAGGATTGATACTcagattttaaaacttGTAGTATTACCTGCAATCATGCAAGGATTGATCAATCCAATACCACAAGTTGAGTTACCCAAATGGGTTAAACGTAAACAATCAATTCTAGATAATAAACATCATACCATTTCATCATATTTCAATACCATTACAcagaatattattaatactaatcATACGGTTAAGAATATTGAGAATGAGATAGTGGATGATGTAATAGATTGGTTGGAAGAATTGAAGAAAAAGTGGATTAAAAgtgtaataaatttcaaGAATATACAAAAGAATACATTTAATAAGATAAATTACAACTTAcataaagaattaaaatcgaaattattaaatggaAAATCACATGGATTAGATTTTGATGATTATTATTCACTCTTTACTGAAACTTGGCATATTATTGATTTCACATTAGATCCAcat GAATGTGGATATTTGAATTGTAAAGtatcaatatataataaacctgtaatattaaatgttaGAATAGAATTATGGCGTAAATTATATGTCAACAGTAATTctaaattacaatttactaccaatactaatactaatggAGCTACTGGTACTACTAACGGTACTAATAccactaatactaatggtATAAATATGAAAGAAGTTTATATGAAAGAAATAaaagataattattttttaccaaGAGGTGTTAATCAgatgaaattaattgaaCTTGAGATGAAGGAatcttattttataaaacatttaaaaaattctaTTAACTCAATATTACATAAAACTATTGAAGGTGTTTATGAATCTAAAATTCCTGTTACATTTGATTTCATTAGTAAAATCGGTACTATTATCAATATACGTAATTATACACCAAATAATG TATTAAGTGAAGgattagaatttaaatcGAATAGTATAAGTTCAAATATATCATTACAAACAGTTgatttgaattatttaagtGATTTCAATATAACATTTGTACACATTTTTCATTCTATAGATAATGATACTAAAAGACGTAATAG GATATATGTtggaatatataatagagGAGAACATTATgtgaataaaatatatattggaGGACCAATAGtgttaaaaaaatataatgaagaacaattttctaatatttcCTTACCaatattagaaaaatataaacaaaaatgGATTAATTCCAAT GATATAATTGGACAATATATGAATCCATATATATTTCCAGATTGTTTTGGATATGATTATACTATTGATATTGAAGGTTTAGATGCTTCATCAACAGCatgtaaaaatatattaaagaaAGTTGATTCTTATCTTAATTCATTAAGACCATCAATTTCTAAAAAGAAACATTTTCTATACATTTATTCTTCAATTGATAAATCTGaa ttGGGAGAATGGTCAAAAGGTGAATATTATCCAGTATATTTTGATCCTATTGGTAAATCACATCcacaaatattatcaaatctATTCTTAaa aaGTTCATTTGAAGAATcaatatcattattaagTAAACAATTTAGTATTTTTGAGGAgaaattatcattatcaaGAATCTCTGCAATACCAATTTTTGTTCTATTATCACTTAATACACTTGATACTTTCAAATGTTTATTTGATATCATGTATTCTAGAGCACTCAGAATTTCAAATACA ATACTTTGGGGTACAAATGAGAGTGGAGTAGATTTAGGAATAATACATTTGAATAATACACATTGTGATTATGATATACAAGagaatgaaaataattttgattttacaTTACCAGGAATTTATAGATCATATGGAGcaaaaataacatttaatcAATCAATAATGTATAATGCAATTCTACTTGAATCTAAAATGAAtgattataataatttcgAACAAAATTCCAATAAAAATGAACATGAAATTGATTTACATTCTTCCATTTTTCATCCTAATTCTTTCAAA ATACTTGGTACGATGTTGGagaatttaatgaatttaacgAATTTAGTATATCAAAAAGTTGATTATGTTACATTTCAAAATATAGTTAACATGTGTAGTTATCTCAAATCTTGGTTATCTGATCCTACAAGTATATTATATGATCCAGCACTTTATTCTATGGTATCATATACTAAACCA GCTATGGTTGGTACAAGACAATATTTAGTGAGATTAATgaaacaattattaataaaacataAATTGAAAACAATACATGTGGATCCAACTTATATAATTGTTCAATCTGATTGTATAAGTATAACTAAAGGAAGAACTCGAATTGAAGAAGCACTTAATGATTTAGCTTCAAATCAATCCAAATTCAAAAATACACCATTCTAC GTTGAAGAAGAATATGTAGCAATGGTACAAATTGATAAGAATAACTATATTAGATACAAAAATTATGTTGATGCTTCTAAAGAAAATTGTactgaaaatttaaaagtcTTAGAATTCATGCCATTAGCTGTCGAAATGTTCATCAGATA tTTTATGAAGACAATAACATTGGATCCGTTATGGCGTAGTTTGAAATCATATTATGAAGACAAGAATAGTGAGACGAGTTCGGATAGTATAGAGCCATTGAATTTGGTTCGTACAGATTTTCAAAGGATATTAAAGAAGATTCAGGATATGATAATTCATGACTGGCATCAGCCAGGCTCATATTTCTCCAGACtttatgatttaatttcaGACACTGAAACCTTTGCAAAAACATTTGATAAGAATAATAAACTTGTTAAAATTGAATTCCCAAGATTACCTGGAACCACTTTAAGTGATTCTGATGATTGGAGACTTGTAACTATTAATCTACTCTTAcatattatgaaaattgataaatcaCTCGATTGGACTAATTTCTCACTCATTTCATCATTCGACGTATGTTATACTTAA